Proteins encoded together in one Peribacillus asahii window:
- the thiE gene encoding thiamine phosphate synthase: protein MKVDKQSMLLYAVTDRAWLGEQSLAEQVEQTIQGGATFIQLREKNLPYEDFLKEAQQIKKITEAYNVPFVINDNVEVAIACAADGIHIGQDDMDLSTARNMIGGDKILGVSVQTVEQARLAEKGGADYVGVGAVFTTSTKLDATALPLRTLEAICQSVSIPVVAIGGINEKNILQLSGSGIDGVAVVSAIFAKQDIKKASQELLALSKQIVNHENN, encoded by the coding sequence TTGAAAGTAGATAAACAATCTATGCTTTTGTATGCCGTAACAGATAGAGCTTGGCTTGGAGAACAGTCTTTAGCTGAACAAGTAGAACAAACGATTCAGGGCGGGGCAACATTTATTCAGTTACGTGAAAAGAATCTACCTTATGAGGACTTTTTAAAAGAAGCACAGCAGATAAAAAAAATAACAGAGGCTTATAACGTTCCATTTGTCATCAATGATAATGTAGAAGTCGCCATTGCATGCGCTGCTGATGGGATTCACATTGGACAAGACGATATGGATCTATCAACAGCAAGAAATATGATTGGTGGTGACAAAATACTTGGTGTATCGGTTCAAACCGTTGAACAAGCCCGTCTAGCTGAAAAAGGTGGAGCAGATTATGTAGGTGTAGGTGCTGTTTTTACGACTTCAACGAAACTCGATGCTACTGCACTACCCTTGCGTACTTTAGAGGCTATTTGTCAAAGTGTTTCCATTCCTGTCGTTGCAATTGGTGGAATTAATGAAAAAAACATTTTACAACTAAGCGGCAGCGGTATTGATGGAGTTGCTGTTGTTTCAGCGATTTTTGCTAAACAAGATATCAAAAAAGCAAGTCAGGAACTGCTTGCTCTCTCAAAGCAAATAGTCAATCACGAAAATAACTAG